The Syngnathoides biaculeatus isolate LvHL_M chromosome 6, ASM1980259v1, whole genome shotgun sequence genome has a window encoding:
- the elapor2a gene encoding endosome/lysosome-associated apoptosis and autophagy regulator family member 2 isoform X1, with protein MRSPARFVASWAPAVHIRHLLLFLCCTFGMVDAAGSPRPCTEGDYYFEYTECHSSGSRWRAAIPHEPGACVGLPEPVRGTDCTFSCKAGEFLEMSAQECTRCAAGSYSLGSGVRFDQWDAMPAGFSSLATGLQFGAHRDGDLACNSSSWVPQGSYLESNRDECTVSLVYSVHLKKQGSVTFEYQYPDNNLLFEFFIQNDQCQEMDPAAETKWVKLTNQGEWAMHTVNLQSGTNIMYWRTGAVTVGTKAVKPVLLKNVQIEGVAYTSECFPCKPGTFSRVPGSSSCEPCPRDTFSGHGASSCSPCDAATQYADEGSEKCKTRPPCTKKDFFNIHTACDNDGKTQIRYKWIEPKVCLENLSGAVTLPPGGEREPCPPCNPGFYNNDTFVCSPCPPGTSSDGIKPCQPCPAGTEPTLGFEYKWWNVLPANMKTSCFNVGNSKCDTMNGWEVARDHIRSGAGSSDNDYLILSIHIPGFKLPTSISSHKGTEFSRITFEFETVCSGDCEFYFMMDVNRRSTTVVESWERSKTRQSYTHVLTKNASVSYTWAFQRTNQPTGARRYVNDVARIYSIAVTNAVDGVSSECRACALSTQPSDSACVPCPPGHYIDPQSSRCAECPPDTYLLPQATPGQDACKPCGPGSQSTKDHHLCYSDCRFTHTDSNVTMTFDFTPLGSVGTLMNGPSFTSKGTKYFHQFNISLCGGQEQMASCKDNVTDLSVSDSLSDRGDGGGGNAVKAFICQSTVIPASGRGLNTALTSQSINLADTFLGATVDSTLAGIQAKPELYPRTSSKVPDVNFYFRSLEITTSCELGRSTVVSVRCNPEKSAKGELSVPSSCPAGTCDGCTFHFLWESSAACPTCSKSDYHRLEGACKAGQQDVLYVWTEPKVCMGGVSLPDKETLPCESMDFWVRLGAGLGAFTAVLLVSLTCYFWKKNKRLEYKYSRLVMSANSKECELPGADSCAVMEGENEGDVDDEVVYSKPSLLGKLKAIASKKNGDNYENMQLNSSHSKALVWS; from the exons CCTTTTCGTGCAAAGCCGGCGAGTTCCTGGAGATGTCGGCCCAGGAGTGCACCCGCTGCGCGGCGGGGAGCTACTCCCTGGGCAGCGGCGTCCGCTTCGACCAGTGGGACGCCATGCCGGCGGGATTCAGTAGCCTAGCGACCGGCCTGCAGTTCGGCGCCCACCGGGACGGCGACCTCGCGTGCAACAG CTCTTCTTGGGTGCCTCAGGGAAGCTATCTGGAGTCCAACAGGGACGAGTGCACGGTCTCGCTGGTGTACTCGGTTCATCTGAAGAAGCAGGGCTCCGTCACCTTCGAGTACCAGTACCCAGACAACAACCTGCTATTTGAGTTCTTT ATCCAGAACGACCAGTGTCAAGAAATGGACCCGGCTGCAGAAACTAAGTGGGTCAAGCTCACCAACCAAGGAGAGTGGGCGATGCACACG GTGAACCTCCAATCTGGCACGAACATCATGTACTGGAGGACCGGCGCCGTCACGGTGGGCACCAAAGCGGTGAAACCCGTCCTGCTTAAAAATGTCCAAATAGAAG GAGTGGCCTACACATCCGAGTGTTTCCCGTGCAAGCCGGGCACCTTCAGCCGAGTGCCGGGCTCGTCCTCGTGCGAGCCTTGCCCCCGGGACACCTTTTCGGGCCACGGGGCCAGCTCCTGCTCGCCTTGCGACGCCGCCACTCAGTATGCAG ATGAGGGGTCCGAAAAGTGCAAAACCAGACCGCCATGCACCAAGAAGGACTTCTTCAACATTCACACGGCGTGCGACAACGACGGCAAG ACCCAGATCCGTTACAAGTGGATCGAGCCCAAGGTCTGCCTGGAGAACCTGTCCGGAGCGGTGACGCTGCCCCCTGGCGGCGAGCGAGAGCCCTGCCCTCCCTGCAACCCCGGCTTCTACAACAACGACACTTTCGTCTGCTCGCCCTGCCCCCCCGGGACGTCCTCCGACGGGATTAAAC CGTGTCAGCCGTGCCCGGCGGGCACCGAGCCCACCCTCGGTTTTGAGTACAAGTGGTGGAACGTTCTTCCCGCTAACATGAAGACGTCCTGCTTCAACGTGGGCAACTCAAAGTGTGACACCATGAACG GCTGGGAGGTGGCCCGCGACCACATCCGGAGCGGAGCGGGCAGCTCCGATAACGACTACCTCATCCTCAGCATCCACATTCCCGGGTTCAA GCTCCCGACGTCCATCTCCAGTCACAAGGGCACCGAGTTCAGCCGGATTACGTTCGAGTTCGAGACGGTGTGCTCCGGTGACTGTGAATTCTACTTTATGATG gatgtGAACAGGAGGAGCACCACCGTGGTAGAGTCGTGGGAAAGGAGCAAAACCCGACAGTCGTACACTCACGTGTTGACCAAGAACGCCTCCGTTTCCTACACGTGGGCTTTCCAGAGGACCAATCAGCCCACGGGC GCCCGCCGCTACGTCAACGACGTGGCGCGCATCTACTCCATCGCGGTGACCAACGCCGTCGACGGGGTTTCGTCCGAGTGTCGCGCCTGCGCCCTCAGCACGCAGCCGTCCGACTCGGCGTGCGTGCCGTGCCCGCCGGGTCACTACATCGACCCGCAGAGCAGCCGATGCGCCGAGTGCCCTCCCGACACGTACCTGCTCCCACAGGCCACGCCGGGACAGGACGCCTGCAAGCCTTGTGGACCGGGCAGCCAGAGCACCAAG GATCACCACCTGTGCTACAGCGACTGCCGCTTCACACACACGGACAGCAACGTCACCATGACCTTCGACTTCACCCCGCTGGGCTCGGTGGGGACGCTGATGAACGGGCCGAGCTTCACCTCCAAGGGGACCAAATACTTCCATCAGTTCAACATCAGCTTGTGCGGCGGGCAG GAGCAGATGGCGTCATGCAAAGACAACGTGACCGACTTGTCTGTCAGCGATTCGCTGAGCGAtcgcggcgacggcggcggcggcaacgCCGTCAAGGCCTTCATCTGCCAATCGACCGTAATCCCAGCCAGCGGACGAGGACTGAACACGGCGCTCACCTCGCAGTCGATTAACCTGGCTGACACCTTCCTGG GCGCAACGGTCGACAGTACACTTGCCGGTATTCAGGCCAAACCAGAACTGTACCCCCGCACCTCCTCGAAAGTGCCAGATGTCAACTTCTACTTCCG GTCTCTGGAGATCACGACTTCTTGCGAACTGGGCCGCAGCACGGTGGTGTCGGTGCGCTGCAATCCCGAGAAGAGCGCCAAAGGAGAACTCTCCGTGCCCAG TTCGTGCCCGGCGGGAACGTGCGACGGCTGCACCTTTCATTTCCTGTGGGAGAGCTCGGCGGCGTGTCCCACCTGCTCCAAGAGTGACTACCACCGTCTGGAAGGAGCCTGCAAGGCGGGACAACAG GACGTGTTGTACGTGTGGACGGAGCCCAAAGTCTGCATGGGGGGGGTGAGCCTGCCCGACAAGGAGACGTTGCCGTGCGAATCCATGGACTTCTGGGTGCGTCTGGGCGCGGGATTGGGCGCCTTCACCGCCGTGCTGCTTGTCTCGCTCACCTGCTACTTCTGGAAGAAGAACAAGCG GTTGGAGTATAAGTACTCGCGCCTGGTCATGTCGGCCAACAGCAAGGAGTGCGAGCTGCCGGGCGCCGACAGCTGCGCCGTCATGGAGGGCGAGAACGAGGGCGACGTGGACGACGAGGTGGTCTACTCCAAACCTTCGCTGCTCGGCAAGCTCAAAGCCATCGCGTCCAAG aaaaatggtgacaacTATGAAAACATGCAGCTGAACTCATCTCATTCCAAAGCTTTGGTGTGGAGTTAA
- the elapor2a gene encoding endosome/lysosome-associated apoptosis and autophagy regulator family member 2 isoform X2 — MSAQECTRCAAGSYSLGSGVRFDQWDAMPAGFSSLATGLQFGAHRDGDLACNSSSWVPQGSYLESNRDECTVSLVYSVHLKKQGSVTFEYQYPDNNLLFEFFIQNDQCQEMDPAAETKWVKLTNQGEWAMHTVNLQSGTNIMYWRTGAVTVGTKAVKPVLLKNVQIEGVAYTSECFPCKPGTFSRVPGSSSCEPCPRDTFSGHGASSCSPCDAATQYADEGSEKCKTRPPCTKKDFFNIHTACDNDGKTQIRYKWIEPKVCLENLSGAVTLPPGGEREPCPPCNPGFYNNDTFVCSPCPPGTSSDGIKPCQPCPAGTEPTLGFEYKWWNVLPANMKTSCFNVGNSKCDTMNGWEVARDHIRSGAGSSDNDYLILSIHIPGFKLPTSISSHKGTEFSRITFEFETVCSGDCEFYFMMDVNRRSTTVVESWERSKTRQSYTHVLTKNASVSYTWAFQRTNQPTGARRYVNDVARIYSIAVTNAVDGVSSECRACALSTQPSDSACVPCPPGHYIDPQSSRCAECPPDTYLLPQATPGQDACKPCGPGSQSTKDHHLCYSDCRFTHTDSNVTMTFDFTPLGSVGTLMNGPSFTSKGTKYFHQFNISLCGGQEQMASCKDNVTDLSVSDSLSDRGDGGGGNAVKAFICQSTVIPASGRGLNTALTSQSINLADTFLGATVDSTLAGIQAKPELYPRTSSKVPDVNFYFRSLEITTSCELGRSTVVSVRCNPEKSAKGELSVPSSCPAGTCDGCTFHFLWESSAACPTCSKSDYHRLEGACKAGQQDVLYVWTEPKVCMGGVSLPDKETLPCESMDFWVRLGAGLGAFTAVLLVSLTCYFWKKNKRLEYKYSRLVMSANSKECELPGADSCAVMEGENEGDVDDEVVYSKPSLLGKLKAIASKKNGDNYENMQLNSSHSKALVWS; from the exons ATGTCGGCCCAGGAGTGCACCCGCTGCGCGGCGGGGAGCTACTCCCTGGGCAGCGGCGTCCGCTTCGACCAGTGGGACGCCATGCCGGCGGGATTCAGTAGCCTAGCGACCGGCCTGCAGTTCGGCGCCCACCGGGACGGCGACCTCGCGTGCAACAG CTCTTCTTGGGTGCCTCAGGGAAGCTATCTGGAGTCCAACAGGGACGAGTGCACGGTCTCGCTGGTGTACTCGGTTCATCTGAAGAAGCAGGGCTCCGTCACCTTCGAGTACCAGTACCCAGACAACAACCTGCTATTTGAGTTCTTT ATCCAGAACGACCAGTGTCAAGAAATGGACCCGGCTGCAGAAACTAAGTGGGTCAAGCTCACCAACCAAGGAGAGTGGGCGATGCACACG GTGAACCTCCAATCTGGCACGAACATCATGTACTGGAGGACCGGCGCCGTCACGGTGGGCACCAAAGCGGTGAAACCCGTCCTGCTTAAAAATGTCCAAATAGAAG GAGTGGCCTACACATCCGAGTGTTTCCCGTGCAAGCCGGGCACCTTCAGCCGAGTGCCGGGCTCGTCCTCGTGCGAGCCTTGCCCCCGGGACACCTTTTCGGGCCACGGGGCCAGCTCCTGCTCGCCTTGCGACGCCGCCACTCAGTATGCAG ATGAGGGGTCCGAAAAGTGCAAAACCAGACCGCCATGCACCAAGAAGGACTTCTTCAACATTCACACGGCGTGCGACAACGACGGCAAG ACCCAGATCCGTTACAAGTGGATCGAGCCCAAGGTCTGCCTGGAGAACCTGTCCGGAGCGGTGACGCTGCCCCCTGGCGGCGAGCGAGAGCCCTGCCCTCCCTGCAACCCCGGCTTCTACAACAACGACACTTTCGTCTGCTCGCCCTGCCCCCCCGGGACGTCCTCCGACGGGATTAAAC CGTGTCAGCCGTGCCCGGCGGGCACCGAGCCCACCCTCGGTTTTGAGTACAAGTGGTGGAACGTTCTTCCCGCTAACATGAAGACGTCCTGCTTCAACGTGGGCAACTCAAAGTGTGACACCATGAACG GCTGGGAGGTGGCCCGCGACCACATCCGGAGCGGAGCGGGCAGCTCCGATAACGACTACCTCATCCTCAGCATCCACATTCCCGGGTTCAA GCTCCCGACGTCCATCTCCAGTCACAAGGGCACCGAGTTCAGCCGGATTACGTTCGAGTTCGAGACGGTGTGCTCCGGTGACTGTGAATTCTACTTTATGATG gatgtGAACAGGAGGAGCACCACCGTGGTAGAGTCGTGGGAAAGGAGCAAAACCCGACAGTCGTACACTCACGTGTTGACCAAGAACGCCTCCGTTTCCTACACGTGGGCTTTCCAGAGGACCAATCAGCCCACGGGC GCCCGCCGCTACGTCAACGACGTGGCGCGCATCTACTCCATCGCGGTGACCAACGCCGTCGACGGGGTTTCGTCCGAGTGTCGCGCCTGCGCCCTCAGCACGCAGCCGTCCGACTCGGCGTGCGTGCCGTGCCCGCCGGGTCACTACATCGACCCGCAGAGCAGCCGATGCGCCGAGTGCCCTCCCGACACGTACCTGCTCCCACAGGCCACGCCGGGACAGGACGCCTGCAAGCCTTGTGGACCGGGCAGCCAGAGCACCAAG GATCACCACCTGTGCTACAGCGACTGCCGCTTCACACACACGGACAGCAACGTCACCATGACCTTCGACTTCACCCCGCTGGGCTCGGTGGGGACGCTGATGAACGGGCCGAGCTTCACCTCCAAGGGGACCAAATACTTCCATCAGTTCAACATCAGCTTGTGCGGCGGGCAG GAGCAGATGGCGTCATGCAAAGACAACGTGACCGACTTGTCTGTCAGCGATTCGCTGAGCGAtcgcggcgacggcggcggcggcaacgCCGTCAAGGCCTTCATCTGCCAATCGACCGTAATCCCAGCCAGCGGACGAGGACTGAACACGGCGCTCACCTCGCAGTCGATTAACCTGGCTGACACCTTCCTGG GCGCAACGGTCGACAGTACACTTGCCGGTATTCAGGCCAAACCAGAACTGTACCCCCGCACCTCCTCGAAAGTGCCAGATGTCAACTTCTACTTCCG GTCTCTGGAGATCACGACTTCTTGCGAACTGGGCCGCAGCACGGTGGTGTCGGTGCGCTGCAATCCCGAGAAGAGCGCCAAAGGAGAACTCTCCGTGCCCAG TTCGTGCCCGGCGGGAACGTGCGACGGCTGCACCTTTCATTTCCTGTGGGAGAGCTCGGCGGCGTGTCCCACCTGCTCCAAGAGTGACTACCACCGTCTGGAAGGAGCCTGCAAGGCGGGACAACAG GACGTGTTGTACGTGTGGACGGAGCCCAAAGTCTGCATGGGGGGGGTGAGCCTGCCCGACAAGGAGACGTTGCCGTGCGAATCCATGGACTTCTGGGTGCGTCTGGGCGCGGGATTGGGCGCCTTCACCGCCGTGCTGCTTGTCTCGCTCACCTGCTACTTCTGGAAGAAGAACAAGCG GTTGGAGTATAAGTACTCGCGCCTGGTCATGTCGGCCAACAGCAAGGAGTGCGAGCTGCCGGGCGCCGACAGCTGCGCCGTCATGGAGGGCGAGAACGAGGGCGACGTGGACGACGAGGTGGTCTACTCCAAACCTTCGCTGCTCGGCAAGCTCAAAGCCATCGCGTCCAAG aaaaatggtgacaacTATGAAAACATGCAGCTGAACTCATCTCATTCCAAAGCTTTGGTGTGGAGTTAA